A genomic window from Treponema maltophilum ATCC 51939 includes:
- the rimM gene encoding ribosome maturation factor RimM (Essential for efficient processing of 16S rRNA) — MRTDFVIGIIRGPHGLSGKVKVESTSGEFEHFLNLTDVTLRKGEKAVKAAVESAEIGTSCLFIKFKGIDCPEEAKEFSSWHIVVPRNMACPLGSGEFYAEDLKGCALLYNGDGIGKAEKEPVRVGIVTDVVEGGSGNLLEVALSESADAAIARTDKVKPSAKGGKTVLIPFNKEFIGTVDIKNAAVQLMHLWILE; from the coding sequence ATGAGGACGGATTTTGTTATCGGAATTATCAGAGGGCCCCACGGGCTTTCCGGTAAGGTTAAAGTGGAAAGTACATCCGGTGAGTTTGAACATTTTTTGAACTTGACCGATGTAACTTTGAGGAAGGGTGAAAAAGCCGTAAAGGCGGCGGTCGAATCGGCCGAAATCGGAACATCCTGCCTTTTTATAAAATTCAAGGGTATCGACTGCCCCGAAGAAGCAAAAGAGTTTTCTTCTTGGCATATTGTCGTACCCCGAAACATGGCTTGTCCGCTCGGTTCAGGCGAGTTTTACGCGGAGGACTTAAAAGGGTGCGCTCTGCTGTATAACGGCGACGGGATCGGAAAAGCGGAAAAAGAGCCGGTAAGGGTCGGAATCGTTACGGATGTAGTGGAAGGCGGGAGCGGTAACCTTTTGGAGGTTGCGCTGTCCGAAAGCGCGGACGCTGCGATTGCCCGTACGGATAAAGTAAAACCGTCCGCTAAAGGCGGCAAAACGGTTTTGATTCCTTTTAATAAGGAATTTATCGGTACGGTTGATATTAAAAACGCAGCCGTTCAGCTTATGCACCTCTGGATTTTAGAGTAA
- a CDS encoding KH domain-containing protein, with protein MEKDLIEYIAKSLVDDPAAVSVQETEGERGPVIQLQVAESDIGKVIGKYGRIAKALRTVLSASGGRSGKRYSLDILDR; from the coding sequence TTGGAAAAAGACCTGATTGAATATATTGCAAAATCCCTGGTCGACGATCCCGCTGCGGTTTCCGTGCAGGAAACGGAAGGCGAACGCGGTCCGGTTATTCAATTGCAAGTAGCCGAAAGCGATATAGGTAAAGTGATCGGCAAATACGGGCGCATTGCAAAAGCTTTGCGGACCGTTTTAAGCGCATCGGGCGGCAGATCCGGCAAACGGTACAGTCTTGACATTCTGGACCGATGA
- the rpsP gene encoding 30S ribosomal protein S16, translating into MVRIRLKKFGTKKRPFFRIVVQDSRKPRDGTTIEEIGLYHPIEVEDKQIVFDADRVRYWLGVGAQPSDTVRKILNKKNFTK; encoded by the coding sequence ATGGTACGGATCAGACTTAAAAAGTTCGGAACGAAAAAGCGACCCTTTTTCCGCATTGTCGTACAGGATTCGCGCAAACCGCGCGACGGAACGACCATCGAAGAAATCGGCTTGTATCATCCTATCGAAGTCGAAGACAAGCAGATTGTGTTCGATGCCGACAGAGTGCGCTACTGGCTCGGTGTAGGCGCTCAGCCTTCCGATACTGTCCGCAAAATTTTGAACAAAAAAAACTTTACGAAATAA
- a CDS encoding TDE1717 family outer membrane beta-barrel protein, whose translation MKKIAALVLVVCMTCASVFALDFGAGGMFDFTHEHAYAKATLGPVTTTSSGDISLIGFKGFFDAQYAVASFGINTNITKQKITSGSTSTLTDLTIRYFNIGLLAKYPIELGSIQIFPLVGVDWDIIISYQKNNTNYKIDSAAREEFNALWLDLGVGADIPLGSGALYLRPQGIFGIQLNTPASVKQQKKQAEALGGKLSAGTLKFNIGLGLIRKF comes from the coding sequence ATGAAAAAGATTGCGGCACTGGTGCTTGTTGTGTGCATGACGTGCGCAAGCGTTTTTGCGCTGGATTTCGGTGCGGGAGGTATGTTTGATTTTACCCATGAACATGCGTATGCCAAGGCAACATTGGGTCCCGTGACAACGACATCCTCAGGCGATATATCGCTGATAGGATTTAAAGGCTTTTTTGACGCCCAATATGCGGTGGCGAGTTTCGGAATCAATACGAATATTACCAAGCAAAAAATAACATCAGGCTCTACCAGCACCCTTACGGACCTTACCATACGCTACTTCAATATCGGACTTTTGGCAAAATATCCGATTGAGCTGGGAAGCATTCAGATATTCCCTCTTGTCGGTGTGGACTGGGATATCATTATCTCTTATCAAAAGAATAATACAAACTACAAAATCGACAGCGCCGCAAGAGAAGAATTCAATGCGCTTTGGCTCGACCTCGGCGTCGGCGCGGATATTCCCCTCGGCTCGGGCGCCCTGTATTTACGGCCGCAGGGAATCTTCGGCATTCAACTGAATACTCCCGCATCCGTAAAACAGCAAAAAAAGCAAGCGGAAGCTCTCGGAGGAAAACTGTCTGCGGGCACTTTAAAATTTAATATCGGTCTGGGTTTGATACGTAAATTTTAA
- a CDS encoding YhjD/YihY/BrkB family envelope integrity protein translates to MKPKKISPVTAAQSFFFAFTLYFQNNLYLYALSCAFGFLFSLIPIVIMIAAVLIRFLHTSPELLYGFLESAKKWIDTANLHAMANYLLAQRRPTLFEIIIGITIFFFARRFFYTVMQSVRRIFHGPIDPRPLLAQLIAVAGEVLLVVIAAAVVFVISAAKPFFYTIRRSTENFAFFLPFIGSGFAKILPLLFNTVPYLLIWIFAALTFRFASGTKPEFKTCAFSALLCALIFALVGYVFTLFTDTVKYNLIYGFLGTLMVMLLKVSVFFSLFLFFAQYVYVSQFFDSLLLAELYLLPDRGETDIFLGIRRMLFIRPDRFLKAAAQGESCEHNGDRPVLEKKKAGSLIFSKGDTDTNVYYLAQGSVELLRENNIAYLDRGSFFGELNVLLNEPRNATARAATDIQLIKISERRFTELLNSSPEAVRKTLSLISSYFARNINLTENVGL, encoded by the coding sequence GTGAAACCGAAAAAAATTTCGCCGGTTACGGCGGCGCAGTCGTTCTTTTTTGCCTTTACTTTATATTTTCAAAATAATTTATACTTGTACGCTTTGTCGTGCGCGTTCGGTTTTTTGTTTTCGCTTATTCCCATAGTCATTATGATTGCGGCGGTTCTTATACGCTTTTTGCACACCTCTCCCGAACTTTTATACGGATTTTTGGAAAGCGCGAAAAAATGGATCGATACCGCAAATCTGCATGCGATGGCAAACTACCTCTTGGCGCAGCGGCGCCCGACGTTGTTTGAAATCATTATCGGTATTACGATTTTTTTCTTTGCACGCCGTTTTTTTTATACGGTTATGCAATCCGTGCGCAGAATTTTTCACGGGCCCATAGACCCGCGGCCGCTTTTGGCACAGCTTATCGCCGTTGCGGGCGAAGTGCTTTTGGTTGTAATCGCAGCTGCGGTCGTTTTTGTAATAAGTGCGGCAAAACCGTTTTTTTATACGATCAGGCGCAGTACCGAAAACTTTGCATTTTTTTTACCGTTTATCGGAAGCGGTTTTGCAAAAATACTGCCGCTTTTATTCAACACCGTTCCCTACCTATTGATTTGGATTTTTGCCGCGCTCACCTTCCGCTTCGCATCGGGCACGAAACCCGAATTCAAAACATGCGCCTTTTCGGCTTTGCTGTGCGCCCTTATTTTTGCGCTCGTCGGTTATGTATTCACCCTTTTTACCGATACGGTGAAATACAACCTGATTTACGGTTTTTTGGGCACTCTGATGGTTATGCTGCTTAAGGTATCGGTATTTTTTTCGCTGTTTTTGTTTTTCGCCCAATACGTGTACGTGTCGCAGTTTTTCGATTCTCTATTGCTTGCCGAACTCTACCTTTTGCCCGATCGCGGCGAAACCGATATTTTTTTGGGCATACGGCGCATGCTGTTCATTCGGCCCGACCGGTTTTTAAAAGCGGCGGCGCAAGGCGAATCGTGCGAGCATAACGGCGACCGTCCCGTGTTGGAAAAGAAAAAAGCCGGGAGTCTCATTTTTTCAAAGGGCGATACGGATACGAACGTCTATTATTTGGCACAAGGTTCGGTCGAACTGCTGCGCGAAAACAATATTGCCTATCTTGACCGCGGAAGTTTTTTCGGCGAATTGAACGTTTTGCTTAATGAACCGCGCAATGCGACCGCGCGCGCGGCCACGGACATTCAGCTTATTAAAATAAGCGAACGGCGCTTCACCGAACTTTTAAACAGCAGCCCCGAAGCCGTGCGCAAAACCTTATCGCTGATTTCTTCGTATTTTGCGCGAAACATCAATTTGACCGAAAACGTGGGTCTGTAA
- a CDS encoding CTP synthase, with translation MSKYIFITGGVVSGLGKGISAASIGLILKSRGLKVVNQKFDPYLNIDPGTLNPYEHGEVFVTDDGAETDLDLGHYERFTDVSLSKNSSTSAGKVYLSVLNTEREGGYHGKTVQVIPNVTDEIRRRMMLAAKETEADVIITEVGGTVGDIESLPFIEAIRQIKYEVGFENCAYVHLTLMPYMKKAQELKTKPTQHSVKDLQGLGIQPDVIILRSEMPIDFATKEKLALFCNVPTEAIIQNLNVKSIYEVPLKLEEEGLGNAICKALHIESGESRLTEWKKTVERLHNPATTVRIALVGKYVELHDAYLSVAEALTHAGIHHNAAVEIEWVNSEDLTDTASLRKKLGSCHGIILPGGFGTRGIDGMIATVRYAREHKIPFFGICLGMQMCVIEYARNVMKMAGANSTEMDEKTPYPIISLMPDKAGCPIGGTLRLGKYECALTSGTLAHKAYGEKTIWERHRHRYEFNNEFRTLFDKGDLKLSGVNPERNLVEIVEFDKAVHPWMLAVQFHPEFKSRPNRPHPLFRDFIGASLANAGTQE, from the coding sequence ATGAGCAAATACATTTTTATTACCGGCGGCGTCGTTTCGGGCTTGGGAAAAGGAATTTCGGCGGCTTCTATCGGATTGATTTTAAAAAGCAGAGGCTTAAAAGTCGTAAATCAAAAATTCGATCCGTATTTGAATATCGATCCGGGAACTTTGAATCCGTATGAACACGGCGAAGTCTTCGTTACCGATGACGGAGCCGAAACCGATTTGGACTTGGGTCATTACGAGCGCTTTACCGACGTCAGCCTTTCCAAAAACAGCAGCACGAGCGCCGGCAAGGTGTACCTTTCCGTATTGAATACCGAACGCGAAGGCGGCTACCACGGAAAAACCGTTCAGGTTATTCCGAACGTTACCGACGAAATACGGCGGCGCATGATGCTTGCCGCAAAAGAAACCGAAGCCGACGTTATCATTACCGAAGTCGGCGGCACCGTCGGCGATATTGAATCGTTGCCCTTTATAGAAGCGATCCGCCAAATAAAATACGAAGTCGGATTCGAAAATTGCGCCTACGTTCATTTAACCCTTATGCCGTATATGAAAAAGGCACAGGAACTTAAAACAAAGCCGACCCAGCACAGCGTAAAAGATTTGCAGGGTTTGGGGATTCAGCCGGACGTTATCATTCTCAGAAGCGAAATGCCCATCGATTTTGCAACAAAAGAAAAACTCGCGCTGTTTTGCAATGTTCCGACCGAAGCCATTATTCAAAACCTGAACGTAAAATCGATTTACGAAGTGCCGCTCAAGCTCGAAGAAGAAGGCTTGGGCAATGCGATTTGCAAAGCGCTTCATATAGAAAGCGGCGAAAGCCGCCTTACCGAATGGAAAAAAACGGTTGAACGGCTGCACAACCCCGCGACTACGGTGCGCATCGCGCTCGTAGGAAAATACGTGGAACTTCACGACGCGTACTTATCGGTTGCCGAAGCCTTAACTCACGCGGGAATCCATCACAACGCGGCGGTCGAAATCGAATGGGTAAATTCGGAAGATCTTACCGATACGGCAAGCCTGCGTAAAAAACTCGGAAGTTGTCACGGAATTATTTTGCCCGGGGGATTCGGAACGCGTGGAATCGACGGCATGATCGCAACCGTCCGCTACGCGCGCGAACACAAGATTCCGTTTTTCGGCATTTGTTTGGGCATGCAAATGTGCGTTATAGAATATGCGCGCAACGTTATGAAAATGGCAGGCGCGAATTCGACCGAAATGGACGAAAAAACGCCCTACCCGATTATATCGCTTATGCCGGATAAAGCCGGTTGCCCGATCGGCGGTACGCTCCGCCTCGGAAAATACGAATGCGCGCTCACAAGCGGCACACTTGCGCATAAAGCCTACGGCGAAAAAACGATTTGGGAGCGCCACCGCCACCGCTACGAATTCAACAACGAATTCCGTACCCTGTTCGATAAGGGCGATTTAAAATTAAGCGGCGTAAACCCCGAACGCAATTTGGTCGAAATAGTCGAATTCGACAAGGCCGTGCACCCGTGGATGCTCGCAGTGCAGTTCCATCCCGAATTTAAATCGCGGCCGAACAGACCGCACCCGCTTTTCAGGGATTTTATCGGCGCAAGTCTTGCGAACGCCGGTACTCAGGAGTAA
- the guaA gene encoding glutamine-hydrolyzing GMP synthase yields MRENIAVLDFGSQYAHLIAKRLRLMGYYSEIRSPSSGTDVFKHTKGIILSGGPSSVYEKNIPEFNEAIFGLDIPVLGLCYGHQLMCRHYGGTVEKARTAEFGIASLEQKKGADCPLFKGLSFPTRVWMSHQDEVTLLPDGFECTAFTKDCAYAAVQDGKRKRFGLQFHTEVKDTAEGNAVLQNFAQLCGMDKNWNQDAVLEGILDDIRERAKDRSVLLFLSGGVDSTVAFALLNKALGQDRVKGLHIDNGFMRKNESASVAERYRGFGFTNFIAEDASKTFLKAVAGETDPQKKRRAVGETFIHVRDEVVKKLGLNEDEWLLAQGTLYPDIIESGGTENSHTIKTHHNRVAGIQSLIDKGLIIEPLKDLYKDEVRLLGKKLGLSDELIMRHPFPGPGLSINVLGSSGKTDEKEFKAALHEIEKILPNVQKICGAVQKIGVLPVKSVGVQGDFRTYRFPAVLYANDAASYGDKKACIRTLEKLFGAQSAASSRAHEEAAWDALEKSSAAITNACASVNRTVLALYEKAGCSLHEAYCTKERLDQIREADAVMLDELRKAGRYGSIFQHLTINLPYAAQSGHCALVLRPVVSEDVMTARFAHMESAILLAAVERILNFDFVDALYYDITNKPPATFGWE; encoded by the coding sequence ATGCGGGAAAACATCGCCGTTCTCGATTTCGGCAGTCAATATGCGCACCTTATCGCAAAAAGGCTGCGCCTTATGGGATATTATTCGGAGATACGCTCCCCCTCTTCCGGCACGGACGTTTTCAAACACACAAAGGGAATTATCCTGTCGGGCGGACCGTCGTCCGTGTACGAAAAAAATATTCCCGAATTCAATGAAGCAATTTTCGGCTTGGACATTCCCGTTTTGGGGCTTTGCTACGGACACCAGCTTATGTGCCGGCACTACGGCGGAACCGTCGAAAAGGCGCGTACGGCCGAATTCGGCATTGCCTCCCTTGAGCAAAAAAAAGGCGCCGACTGTCCGCTTTTTAAAGGACTGTCGTTCCCGACCCGCGTGTGGATGAGCCATCAGGATGAAGTTACGCTGCTTCCCGACGGCTTTGAATGTACGGCGTTTACAAAGGACTGCGCATACGCGGCCGTGCAGGACGGAAAACGAAAGCGATTCGGCTTGCAGTTTCATACGGAAGTAAAAGATACGGCCGAAGGAAATGCGGTTTTGCAAAATTTCGCGCAATTGTGCGGCATGGACAAAAACTGGAACCAAGACGCCGTGCTTGAAGGAATTTTGGACGACATACGCGAAAGAGCGAAGGATCGCAGCGTTTTGTTGTTTTTATCCGGCGGCGTGGATTCCACCGTCGCGTTCGCGCTTTTAAATAAAGCGTTGGGGCAGGATCGCGTAAAGGGTCTGCACATAGACAACGGGTTTATGCGCAAAAACGAAAGCGCTTCAGTTGCCGAGCGCTACCGCGGTTTCGGCTTTACCAATTTTATCGCCGAAGACGCGTCAAAAACCTTTTTAAAAGCCGTTGCGGGCGAAACCGACCCGCAAAAAAAACGCCGGGCGGTCGGCGAAACCTTTATACACGTGCGCGACGAAGTCGTTAAAAAACTCGGCTTAAACGAAGACGAATGGCTTTTGGCTCAAGGCACCCTCTACCCCGATATAATCGAATCGGGCGGAACCGAAAATTCGCATACGATAAAAACCCACCACAACAGGGTCGCCGGCATTCAATCGCTTATCGACAAAGGCTTGATTATCGAGCCTTTAAAAGATTTATACAAAGACGAAGTGCGTCTGCTCGGCAAAAAACTGGGCTTAAGCGACGAATTGATTATGCGCCACCCCTTCCCCGGCCCCGGCCTTTCGATAAACGTATTGGGAAGCAGCGGTAAAACCGACGAAAAAGAATTTAAAGCGGCTTTGCACGAAATCGAAAAGATTTTGCCTAACGTACAAAAAATCTGCGGCGCCGTGCAAAAAATCGGCGTGCTTCCGGTAAAGTCGGTCGGCGTGCAGGGCGACTTCAGAACCTACCGCTTTCCCGCGGTACTGTACGCAAACGACGCTGCCTCATACGGCGACAAAAAGGCGTGCATTCGCACGCTCGAAAAACTCTTCGGCGCACAATCGGCCGCTTCTTCGCGGGCGCATGAAGAAGCCGCATGGGACGCACTTGAAAAATCGTCCGCCGCAATTACAAACGCCTGCGCTTCGGTAAACCGGACGGTGCTTGCCCTGTACGAAAAAGCCGGCTGCAGCCTGCACGAAGCATACTGCACAAAAGAACGCCTCGACCAAATACGCGAAGCCGATGCGGTTATGCTCGACGAATTGCGGAAAGCCGGCCGTTACGGCAGCATCTTTCAGCATTTGACAATCAATCTGCCCTATGCGGCACAAAGCGGACATTGCGCCCTCGTACTGCGCCCCGTCGTATCGGAAGACGTTATGACCGCGCGCTTTGCGCATATGGAAAGCGCAATACTGCTTGCCGCCGTCGAGCGCATATTGAATTTCGACTTTGTCGATGCGCTCTACTACGACATAACCAACAAACCGCCGGCAACCTTCGGCTGGGAATAA
- the metG gene encoding methionine--tRNA ligase subunit beta: MKEIIEYDDFAKLDMRAGTIVSCEKVENAEKLYKIMVDVGEENPRQIVSSLVDYYTAEELVGKRIIVLVNLKPRKMRGIESQGMLLCSESEDGATCVLLKPEKDVEPGTPVT, from the coding sequence ATGAAAGAAATTATCGAATATGACGACTTTGCAAAGCTTGATATGAGGGCGGGAACGATTGTGTCCTGCGAAAAGGTTGAAAACGCCGAAAAGCTGTACAAAATAATGGTGGATGTCGGCGAAGAAAACCCGCGACAAATCGTGTCGAGCCTGGTCGATTATTACACGGCCGAAGAACTGGTCGGCAAGCGCATTATCGTTTTGGTCAATTTAAAGCCGCGGAAAATGCGCGGCATCGAATCGCAGGGCATGCTTTTGTGCAGCGAAAGCGAAGACGGTGCAACCTGCGTTCTTTTAAAGCCGGAAAAAGACGTCGAACCGGGAACGCCGGTTACATAA
- a CDS encoding HigA family addiction module antitoxin, which translates to MNSKLSIITDDKLPNIHPGEILSEEFLKPMNISAYRLAKAVRIPQTRISDIIHGKRRISADTALRFAAFFGTSTRFWLGLQNAYDVEEEIKKQADELQKIESLNIPESELVQTSQAIPAY; encoded by the coding sequence ATGAACTCGAAATTGTCGATTATCACTGATGATAAATTACCGAATATTCACCCCGGGGAAATATTGTCGGAAGAATTTTTGAAGCCGATGAATATTTCCGCCTATCGGCTGGCAAAGGCGGTACGTATCCCTCAAACAAGAATATCGGATATTATACACGGAAAAAGAAGAATATCGGCAGATACGGCATTGCGGTTTGCCGCTTTTTTCGGAACAAGTACCCGATTTTGGCTCGGTTTGCAAAATGCCTACGATGTAGAAGAAGAAATAAAAAAACAGGCCGATGAATTGCAAAAAATTGAAAGTTTAAATATACCGGAATCCGAACTTGTTCAAACTTCCCAAGCGATTCCGGCCTATTAA
- a CDS encoding type II toxin-antitoxin system RelE/ParE family toxin encodes MIKSFKDECAYNIYHGMRSLKFPIDMQNVCRRKLRMIDNAHQLNDLKIPPENRLEALKGKLKDYYSIRINDQWRLIFKWLQGDAYELEIVDYH; translated from the coding sequence GTGATCAAATCGTTTAAGGATGAGTGTGCTTATAATATCTATCACGGTATGCGCTCTTTAAAGTTTCCTATCGATATGCAAAATGTTTGCCGCCGGAAACTTCGCATGATTGACAATGCACATCAATTAAACGATTTAAAAATACCTCCGGAAAATCGCTTGGAAGCGCTTAAAGGAAAGTTAAAAGATTATTACAGCATAAGAATAAATGATCAATGGCGGCTGATTTTTAAATGGTTGCAGGGAGATGCCTATGAACTCGAAATTGTCGATTATCACTGA